The following proteins are encoded in a genomic region of Sorangiineae bacterium MSr12523:
- a CDS encoding aminotransferase class V-fold PLP-dependent enzyme, giving the protein MSTVNESPSGSFKALRVSQSRQSRSAFPLAGTGDGLVDAAGVLSRTIGGALAARGARGPLPVGAPADVLAKAAEMLGPARLREHGIGTDAALQHVAQLILEHGIHLAHPHAAAHLQPPPLAVAVAADLMVSAENGSQDTYDSGPAGIAVERWVVSALAKLAGLGEHATGVFTPGGSLSNMMALLLARDAAAAKHGINVRKDGVAGLPRPVILCSELAHFSVHRACATLGLGEASVIGVPADEHHRMHPDALAPILRELGPSATPVCIFATAGTTDFGSIDPLPVLAKIAHRHGAWFHVDAAYGFGALFSDRLAGKLAGIELAHSITVDMHKIGWQPAAASMLLVRDANLFLPLERSVDYLNPPDDTKAGYDGLLGRSLQTTRRADAVKVAATLLAYGRQGLGAMVDACHDLARYAEQRIASHPQLELISPANLTTVLFRYRGHTDPCTLDDLNADIRRTLLASGTALIGRTSVNLEGRDSTCLKFTLLNPNSTPADIDSLIDAVVACGEQREPLIRVHGRMEGA; this is encoded by the coding sequence ATGAGCACCGTCAACGAGTCGCCATCGGGATCGTTCAAGGCGCTTCGAGTCTCTCAATCGCGACAGTCCCGAAGCGCATTCCCGCTCGCCGGCACCGGCGATGGCCTCGTTGACGCGGCAGGCGTCCTCTCGCGGACCATTGGTGGGGCGCTCGCCGCACGCGGCGCGCGTGGTCCGCTCCCCGTTGGTGCACCGGCCGACGTACTCGCGAAGGCCGCGGAGATGCTCGGGCCTGCGCGTTTGCGCGAGCACGGCATCGGCACCGACGCCGCACTTCAACACGTGGCGCAGTTGATTCTCGAACACGGAATTCACCTCGCGCACCCCCACGCCGCGGCGCATTTGCAGCCGCCTCCTCTCGCCGTGGCCGTGGCGGCCGATCTCATGGTCAGCGCGGAAAACGGCTCGCAGGATACCTACGACTCCGGCCCCGCGGGCATTGCCGTGGAGCGCTGGGTCGTTTCGGCTCTCGCCAAGCTGGCGGGCTTGGGCGAGCACGCCACCGGCGTGTTCACCCCGGGCGGCTCGCTCTCCAACATGATGGCACTGCTCCTCGCGCGGGATGCCGCCGCCGCGAAGCACGGCATCAACGTGCGCAAAGACGGCGTCGCCGGCCTCCCGCGGCCCGTCATCCTTTGCTCGGAGCTCGCGCACTTCTCGGTGCACCGCGCGTGCGCCACCCTCGGTCTCGGCGAAGCGTCGGTGATCGGCGTGCCCGCCGACGAGCACCACCGCATGCACCCCGATGCCCTCGCCCCGATTCTGCGCGAGCTCGGGCCGAGCGCCACGCCGGTGTGCATCTTCGCCACCGCGGGCACGACGGACTTCGGCAGCATCGACCCGCTCCCGGTGCTCGCCAAAATCGCGCACCGGCACGGCGCATGGTTCCACGTTGACGCGGCTTACGGCTTCGGCGCGCTCTTCTCCGATCGGCTCGCGGGCAAGCTCGCGGGCATCGAGCTCGCGCACTCCATCACCGTGGACATGCACAAGATCGGCTGGCAACCCGCCGCGGCGAGCATGCTGCTCGTGCGCGACGCGAACCTGTTTCTGCCACTGGAGCGCTCCGTCGACTACCTCAATCCGCCCGACGACACGAAGGCCGGCTACGACGGTCTGCTTGGTCGCTCGCTCCAGACCACCCGGCGCGCGGACGCCGTGAAGGTCGCCGCCACGTTGCTCGCATACGGCCGCCAAGGCTTGGGCGCGATGGTGGACGCATGCCACGATCTCGCGCGCTACGCGGAGCAGCGGATCGCGTCGCATCCGCAGCTCGAGCTGATTTCGCCCGCGAACCTCACCACGGTCCTCTTCCGTTACCGAGGCCATACGGACCCGTGCACGCTCGACGACTTGAACGCCGACATCCGCCGCACCTTGCTCGCCTCGGGCACGGCGCTCATCGGCCGCACCTCCGTGAACCTCGAGGGTCGCGACAGCACGTGCCTCAAGTTCACGTTGCTCAACCCGAACAGCACCCCCGCGGACATCGACTCCCTCATCGACGCCGTCGTGGCGTGCGGTGAGCAACGCGAGCCCCTGATCCGCGTCCATGGCCGCATGGAAGGCGCGTGA
- a CDS encoding acetyltransferase: MDLGGSSPTLPGLRTIAAVPPPPVPRLDPPWSLRPVDPQGADLELVHAWMRAEHVAKYLRQPWSREQWREELTRQLQGAHELPCLLRRDTQPIMYLEIYRAAQDPVADCYPARPHDLGLHLAIGDRALVGMGIARTVLPRIIDALWRADPRCTCILVEPDVGNAAAIRTFLASGFEPRGEITLPNKTALLLTISRRQEDVSREPE; this comes from the coding sequence ATGGATCTCGGGGGATCGTCGCCCACCTTGCCGGGCCTGCGCACCATCGCGGCGGTTCCGCCGCCGCCGGTGCCGCGGCTCGACCCTCCATGGAGCCTGCGCCCGGTCGATCCGCAAGGCGCGGATCTGGAGCTGGTGCACGCGTGGATGCGCGCCGAGCACGTGGCCAAATACCTGCGCCAGCCATGGTCGCGCGAGCAGTGGCGCGAGGAGCTCACGCGCCAATTGCAGGGCGCGCACGAGCTCCCGTGCCTCTTGCGCCGCGACACGCAGCCCATCATGTACCTCGAGATCTACCGCGCGGCGCAGGATCCCGTGGCCGACTGCTACCCGGCGCGCCCGCACGATCTCGGCTTGCACCTCGCCATCGGCGACCGCGCGCTCGTCGGCATGGGGATCGCGCGCACCGTGCTTCCGCGCATCATCGACGCCCTCTGGCGTGCCGATCCACGGTGCACGTGCATCCTCGTCGAGCCGGACGTCGGCAACGCTGCCGCGATCCGCACCTTTTTGGCCAGCGGCTTCGAGCCGCGCGGCGAAATCACATTGCCCAACAAAACGGCGTTGCTGCTCACGATTTCGCGCCGTCAGGAAGACGTGTCCCGTGAACCCGAATAG
- a CDS encoding SidA/IucD/PvdA family monooxygenase produces MNPNSPQNDFDAIAIGCGPFNLGLAALASTVDDVKLTVLEAQPDLRWHSGMMFDDAMLQVNFMADLVTLIEPTHPLSFLAYLRDCDRLYPFYIRQQFHSTRKEYEHYLRWAAAKLPSIRFSHHVDKVAWDARSERFVVHAVREGGERVLFRARHLVLGVGTEPSLPPSLRQLPKDKLLHTADFLRRETDMVRAKRVTVVGSGQSGAEAALDLLRKNLTGGPAVSWLTRTVSFAPLDYTKLVLEMTTPAYVSYFHSLPQAKRDELLAEQWRHYKGISTATLELIHDALYRREFETGLADVELRCGISIEASAVADDGQVVLTCRQRDTDRVFEHRTDMVVAATGYTPRRPAFLEPLEPVIRRDAKSRYILGLDHSVELAPSVSGRMFVANADLHSHGAAAPDLGIGAYRNATILNAIAGRPLYRLPKHTAYTTFEH; encoded by the coding sequence GTGAACCCGAATAGCCCCCAGAACGATTTCGACGCCATCGCCATCGGCTGCGGCCCCTTCAATCTGGGGCTCGCCGCACTCGCGTCCACCGTCGACGACGTGAAGCTCACCGTACTCGAGGCCCAGCCCGATCTGCGCTGGCACTCGGGCATGATGTTCGACGACGCGATGCTCCAGGTCAATTTCATGGCCGACCTGGTCACCCTCATCGAGCCGACGCACCCGCTCTCGTTTTTGGCGTACCTGCGCGACTGCGACCGGCTCTATCCCTTCTACATTCGGCAGCAGTTTCACTCGACCCGCAAGGAATACGAGCACTACCTCCGCTGGGCCGCGGCGAAGCTCCCATCGATTCGGTTTTCCCACCACGTCGACAAGGTCGCGTGGGATGCTCGAAGCGAGCGCTTCGTCGTGCACGCCGTGCGCGAGGGCGGCGAGCGCGTGCTCTTTCGCGCGCGCCACCTCGTGCTGGGTGTCGGGACGGAGCCTTCGCTTCCGCCGTCGCTTCGCCAATTGCCGAAGGACAAGCTTCTGCACACGGCCGACTTCCTTCGCCGCGAGACCGACATGGTGCGCGCCAAGCGCGTGACCGTGGTGGGCTCGGGTCAGTCCGGCGCGGAGGCGGCGCTCGATCTGCTGCGCAAGAACCTCACCGGTGGTCCTGCCGTGAGCTGGCTCACGCGCACCGTTTCCTTTGCGCCGCTCGACTACACGAAGTTGGTCCTCGAGATGACCACGCCCGCGTACGTAAGCTATTTTCATAGCCTCCCGCAGGCCAAACGCGACGAGCTTCTCGCCGAGCAATGGCGCCATTACAAAGGCATCTCCACCGCGACCTTGGAGCTGATTCACGACGCCCTGTACCGGCGCGAGTTCGAGACCGGCCTGGCCGACGTGGAGCTGCGCTGCGGCATTTCCATCGAGGCCTCCGCCGTGGCCGACGACGGCCAAGTCGTCTTGACCTGCCGCCAACGCGACACGGACCGCGTCTTCGAGCACCGCACCGACATGGTCGTGGCGGCCACCGGCTACACGCCCCGCCGCCCGGCCTTTCTCGAGCCCCTCGAGCCGGTGATCCGGCGCGATGCCAAGAGCCGCTACATCCTCGGCCTGGATCACTCGGTGGAGCTCGCCCCATCGGTTTCCGGCCGGATGTTCGTGGCGAATGCCGATCTGCATAGCCACGGTGCGGCTGCCCCGGACTTGGGCATTGGCGCCTATCGAAACGCGACCATCCTGAACGCGATCGCAGGTCGGCCGCTGTACCGCCTTCCCAAGCACACCGCCTACACGACCTTCGAGCATTAA
- a CDS encoding leucyl aminopeptidase, whose protein sequence is MPLSLSIRAAQPLELETDLTVFGVWAFDPSKKLPDAIKAVDEALGGGLLALLKKEEFTGKPDQSLSVPALGRAPTGRIVFLGLGERANVKDPATRTFAAKAGRAAISDKAKSLVVVLPDGLEKHLRAVGEGIELGTYRFTKYLTGDRRPKESLETVTFVAGKKAPADAKKEIALGQKIGQAVNLTRDLSNEPSNILTPAALAGEAQKVAKAGGLKIEVFDYKEIQKRGMHLLDAVGRGSANEPRFVHISYTPTKKAKKKLVFVGKGITFDTGGISIKPAAGMGEMKHDMSGAANMVGLMAAVAAIKPNVEVHAMMACAENMPDGNAYRPGDVWPSLDGKSVEIINTDAEGRLVLADALAYAAKLEPDLLVDNATLTGACIVALGNTYSGWYANSDDAAHDFSAALKASGEQMWRMPLIEDLRDQLKSDSADLKHMGDRSGGSITAALFLREFIGKTKHWVHADIAGPATSDRATGWNPKGATGHGVLTFVSLIEQAAK, encoded by the coding sequence ATGCCCCTGTCCCTATCGATTCGCGCGGCGCAACCTTTGGAACTGGAGACGGACCTCACCGTTTTCGGTGTTTGGGCGTTTGATCCGTCCAAAAAACTCCCCGACGCCATCAAGGCCGTCGACGAAGCCCTGGGTGGGGGGCTCCTGGCACTCCTCAAGAAGGAGGAATTCACGGGAAAGCCGGACCAAAGCCTGTCCGTGCCGGCCTTGGGTCGTGCTCCCACGGGTCGCATCGTCTTTCTCGGCCTGGGCGAGCGCGCCAACGTCAAGGATCCGGCCACGCGGACCTTTGCCGCCAAGGCTGGCCGCGCCGCCATTTCCGACAAGGCCAAGTCGCTCGTCGTCGTCCTTCCCGACGGCCTCGAGAAGCACCTCCGCGCCGTGGGCGAGGGCATCGAGCTCGGCACCTACCGTTTCACCAAGTACCTGACGGGTGACCGCCGCCCCAAGGAATCCCTGGAGACGGTCACCTTCGTCGCGGGCAAAAAAGCCCCGGCCGACGCCAAAAAGGAAATCGCGCTCGGCCAAAAGATCGGCCAGGCCGTCAACCTCACCCGCGATCTGAGTAACGAGCCCTCGAACATCCTCACCCCCGCCGCCCTCGCCGGCGAGGCGCAGAAGGTGGCCAAGGCGGGCGGCCTCAAGATCGAAGTGTTCGACTACAAGGAAATCCAAAAGCGCGGCATGCACCTGCTCGACGCCGTCGGCCGCGGCAGCGCCAACGAACCGCGCTTCGTGCACATCTCGTACACCCCCACCAAGAAGGCGAAAAAGAAGCTCGTCTTCGTCGGCAAGGGCATCACCTTCGACACGGGCGGCATCAGCATCAAGCCGGCCGCGGGCATGGGCGAGATGAAGCACGACATGTCCGGCGCCGCCAACATGGTGGGCCTCATGGCGGCCGTGGCGGCCATCAAGCCCAACGTGGAAGTGCACGCGATGATGGCCTGCGCGGAAAACATGCCCGACGGCAACGCGTACCGCCCCGGCGACGTGTGGCCCTCCCTCGATGGCAAGAGCGTCGAAATCATCAACACCGACGCCGAAGGCCGCCTCGTTTTGGCCGACGCCCTCGCGTACGCCGCCAAGCTCGAGCCCGACTTGCTCGTCGACAACGCCACCCTCACCGGTGCGTGCATCGTGGCGCTCGGCAACACCTACTCGGGCTGGTACGCCAACAGCGACGACGCCGCGCACGACTTTTCGGCGGCGCTCAAGGCCTCCGGCGAGCAAATGTGGCGCATGCCCCTCATCGAGGACCTGCGCGATCAACTCAAGAGCGACAGCGCCGATCTCAAGCACATGGGCGATCGCTCCGGCGGCTCCATCACCGCGGCGCTCTTCCTCCGCGAGTTCATTGGCAAGACGAAGCACTGGGTCCACGCCGACATCGCCGGCCCGGCCACCTCGGATCGCGCCACCGGCTGGAACCCCAAGGGCGCCACCGGCCATGGCGTGCTCACCTTCGTCTCCCTCATCGAGCAAGCGGCAAAGTAG
- the ttcA gene encoding tRNA 2-thiocytidine(32) synthetase TtcA: MVDVVTLEKKLSRAVGRAVGDFNMIAEGDRILVAVSGGKDSYTMLHLLRQLAEKAPVRFELEVVNIDQGHPGYPADVLHDYMKRENYRFTMIEEDTYSIVTEKIPANKTYCSLCSRLRRGILYRVATELRCNKIALGHHRDDVIQTFFLNLMFAGQLAAMPPKLVASTGHIVLRPLLYCAEEDIAAFAEAMKFPILPCDLCGSQDNLQRKVVGRMIDQMERERPGMKASFLAALQNVRPSQLLDKELWAQLGLEAARDLPEASGGSEVSGVIAPTRLVRNTG; this comes from the coding sequence GTGGTGGACGTCGTCACATTGGAAAAGAAGCTCTCGCGCGCGGTGGGGCGCGCCGTGGGCGATTTCAACATGATCGCCGAGGGCGATCGCATCCTCGTGGCCGTCAGCGGCGGCAAGGACAGCTACACGATGCTGCACCTTCTCCGTCAGCTGGCGGAGAAGGCGCCCGTGCGCTTCGAGCTCGAGGTGGTCAACATCGATCAGGGCCACCCCGGCTACCCGGCCGACGTCCTTCACGACTACATGAAGCGGGAAAATTACCGCTTCACGATGATCGAAGAGGACACCTACTCGATCGTCACCGAGAAGATCCCCGCCAACAAGACGTACTGCTCGCTCTGTTCGCGGCTGCGGCGCGGGATCTTGTACCGCGTCGCCACCGAGCTTCGGTGCAACAAGATCGCGCTCGGCCATCACCGCGACGACGTCATCCAGACCTTCTTTCTCAACCTGATGTTCGCCGGCCAGCTCGCCGCGATGCCGCCCAAGCTGGTCGCCAGCACCGGCCACATCGTGCTGCGCCCTCTCTTGTACTGCGCCGAGGAAGACATCGCGGCCTTCGCCGAGGCCATGAAGTTCCCAATTTTGCCGTGCGATCTCTGCGGCTCCCAGGACAACCTGCAGCGCAAGGTCGTGGGGCGCATGATCGACCAAATGGAGCGCGAGCGCCCGGGCATGAAGGCGAGCTTCCTGGCGGCGCTTCAAAACGTGCGCCCCAGCCAGCTGCTCGACAAAGAGCTCTGGGCCCAACTCGGGCTCGAGGCCGCGCGCGATCTGCCCGAGGCCAGCGGCGGCAGCGAGGTCTCCGGCGTGATTGCCCCCACCCGCCTCGTGCGCAACACCGGGTAG